One Desulfobulbus oligotrophicus DNA segment encodes these proteins:
- a CDS encoding TRAP transporter large permease, with product MSALVIFSILLALMLTGMPISISLGLTVMTFLFTMTHVPLQSIALKLFSGIEKFEIMAIPFFILAGNFLTHGGVARRIINFATSIVGHFYGGLALSGVVACALFAAVSGSSPATVVAIGSILLPGMVQAGFPMRFGAGVIATSGALGILIPPSIVMVMYAIATNASIGALFMAGVIPGLIMAFMLGCMTWYRARKFNYPRQPKASWGERLRTFKESAWGLMLIIVVMGGIYSGIFTPTEAAAMSAVYAFFVSVFVYKDMTLKEVPKVLLSSANMSAMLLYIITNAVMFSFILANENIPMQLTSWMLDKGFGPIAFLLAVNFVLLMAGNFMEPSSIMLIFAPIVFPVAMKLGIDPIHLGILMVVNMEVGMCHPPVGLNLYVASGLTKLGITELTIAVWPWLLTMLVFLGMVTYIPIISTWLPTVLGMM from the coding sequence ATGAGTGCTCTCGTTATATTCAGTATTCTACTCGCCCTGATGCTGACTGGAATGCCCATTTCAATTTCACTGGGGCTCACGGTCATGACATTCCTCTTTACCATGACCCACGTGCCTCTCCAGTCAATTGCTCTCAAACTTTTTTCCGGTATTGAAAAGTTTGAGATTATGGCCATCCCGTTTTTCATACTTGCCGGAAATTTTCTTACCCACGGAGGCGTTGCTCGGCGTATCATCAATTTCGCCACCTCGATAGTGGGCCACTTCTACGGTGGACTTGCGTTATCCGGTGTTGTCGCCTGTGCTCTCTTTGCTGCGGTTTCCGGCTCATCACCGGCTACAGTTGTAGCAATCGGTTCAATTCTTCTCCCCGGCATGGTTCAAGCCGGCTTTCCCATGCGTTTCGGAGCCGGTGTTATTGCCACATCCGGTGCACTCGGGATACTCATCCCACCTTCCATCGTCATGGTAATGTACGCCATTGCCACCAACGCCTCCATTGGCGCCCTGTTTATGGCCGGTGTTATTCCGGGTCTTATCATGGCCTTTATGCTGGGTTGCATGACCTGGTACCGTGCCCGTAAATTCAATTACCCGCGTCAGCCGAAGGCATCATGGGGAGAACGTCTTCGTACCTTTAAAGAATCGGCCTGGGGCCTGATGCTGATCATCGTGGTCATGGGTGGTATTTACTCAGGTATTTTCACCCCCACAGAGGCTGCGGCCATGAGTGCGGTATACGCCTTCTTTGTCTCAGTCTTTGTTTACAAAGATATGACACTCAAAGAGGTGCCCAAAGTCCTCCTCAGCTCGGCCAACATGTCGGCAATGTTGCTCTACATCATCACCAATGCCGTTATGTTCAGCTTTATTCTCGCAAATGAGAACATTCCCATGCAGCTCACCAGTTGGATGCTTGACAAAGGATTCGGCCCCATCGCCTTCCTGCTGGCAGTCAACTTTGTTCTCCTGATGGCCGGCAACTTCATGGAACCCTCATCGATCATGCTGATCTTCGCACCAATAGTTTTTCCGGTTGCCATGAAGCTTGGCATCGATCCGATCCATCTCGGAATACTTATGGTTGTGAACATGGAAGTCGGCATGTGCCACCCCCCGGTGGGACTGAACCTCTACGTTGCCTCCGGTTTAACGAAACTGGGTATCACCGAGCTGACCATAGCTGTCTGGCCGTGGCTGTTAACCATGCTGGTCTTTTTGGGTATGGTAACATACATACCGATCATATCGACCTGGTTGCCGACTGTACTGGGTATGATGTAG
- a CDS encoding TRAP transporter substrate-binding protein: protein MLNKWTKRFALVGTFTLMLSGFALADPIDIKFSHVVANDTPKGMAADFFKQRAEELTKGKVKVEVYPNSQLYKDKEELEALQLGAVQMLAPSLAKFGPLGVRDFEVFDLPYIFNGYEELHKVTYGPAGQALLDKLEPKGIKGLAYWDNGFKSFSAHTPIRTPDDLKGKKLRIQSSKVLEEQMRAIRAIPQVMPFSEVYHALQTGVVDGTENPISNFYTQKMHEVQQYLSLTDHGYLGYAVIVNKKFWDGLPADIREQLEVAMKEATEYANKIAKEMNDKDLESVRASGKTTIITLTPEERNAFRTAMIPVHAKMANRIGKDTIDSVYKAIDFKK, encoded by the coding sequence ATGCTGAACAAGTGGACTAAAAGGTTTGCACTGGTCGGAACTTTCACACTCATGCTGTCTGGTTTCGCTCTCGCCGATCCCATCGACATAAAATTCAGCCATGTTGTTGCCAACGACACACCAAAAGGTATGGCAGCAGATTTTTTCAAACAACGGGCTGAAGAGTTGACCAAAGGCAAGGTGAAGGTAGAAGTGTATCCAAACAGCCAACTCTACAAAGATAAAGAAGAGCTGGAGGCCTTACAGCTTGGTGCCGTCCAGATGCTGGCTCCCTCATTAGCCAAATTCGGACCACTGGGTGTTAGAGATTTTGAGGTATTTGATCTCCCGTACATCTTTAATGGGTACGAAGAACTCCATAAAGTAACCTACGGACCTGCCGGTCAGGCACTGCTCGACAAACTTGAGCCCAAAGGAATAAAAGGACTGGCCTACTGGGACAACGGATTCAAATCCTTTTCTGCCCACACCCCGATCCGTACCCCGGATGATCTGAAGGGTAAAAAACTACGTATCCAGTCCTCCAAGGTTCTGGAAGAGCAGATGCGTGCCATCAGGGCCATACCCCAGGTTATGCCTTTTTCTGAGGTGTATCACGCTCTGCAAACCGGCGTTGTCGACGGCACCGAAAACCCGATCTCCAACTTTTACACCCAAAAGATGCATGAGGTACAGCAGTATCTCTCTCTTACCGACCATGGATACCTCGGATACGCTGTTATTGTGAACAAAAAATTCTGGGACGGTCTCCCGGCTGATATCCGTGAGCAACTCGAAGTGGCCATGAAAGAAGCTACAGAATATGCCAACAAGATCGCCAAGGAAATGAATGATAAGGATCTTGAATCAGTTCGGGCTTCCGGTAAGACGACAATCATCACCCTTACCCCTGAAGAACGAAATGCGTTCCGTACTGCCATGATTCCGGTGCATGCCAAGATGGCAAATCGTATCGGTAAAGACACCATTGATTCTGTTTACAAGGCGATCGACTTCAAAAAATAG
- a CDS encoding TRAP transporter small permease, which translates to MKFLNHLEEWFVSFLMAGAVLVIFVAVVHRYAAGLPIPVVQDWLLTINLGWAQELCIIMFVWMAKFGAAYGVRTGIHVGVDVLVNKLNVRTRAKFIIFALSAGAFFTGLVAVLGFDFIWHNGMHYAVYNILGLNDGSLFEGPVTPDLEWPTWAVYSAVPLGSTLMCFRFLQVLVRFIRTGELPHHDHSHVEGVDETILSHTLDEETEASEGEGTAVVKTTHGEDAKEAKA; encoded by the coding sequence ATGAAATTTCTGAATCATCTTGAGGAATGGTTTGTTTCCTTTCTCATGGCCGGTGCCGTGCTGGTCATTTTCGTTGCAGTGGTCCATCGTTATGCTGCCGGGCTGCCGATCCCTGTGGTTCAGGATTGGCTGCTGACTATTAATCTTGGCTGGGCTCAGGAACTCTGCATCATCATGTTTGTCTGGATGGCAAAATTCGGTGCCGCCTACGGTGTTCGTACCGGTATCCATGTCGGTGTAGACGTGCTCGTCAACAAGCTGAATGTAAGAACCCGCGCTAAGTTCATTATCTTTGCCTTAAGTGCCGGTGCCTTTTTCACCGGCCTGGTTGCGGTACTCGGCTTTGACTTTATCTGGCATAACGGTATGCACTATGCTGTCTATAACATCTTAGGATTAAATGACGGCAGTCTGTTCGAAGGCCCGGTCACACCCGATCTCGAATGGCCGACATGGGCCGTTTACAGTGCGGTGCCACTGGGTTCTACACTGATGTGCTTTCGATTTCTTCAGGTTCTGGTGCGGTTCATCCGTACCGGCGAACTGCCACACCACGACCACAGCCATGTTGAAGGAGTCGATGAAACCATTCTGAGCCACACCCTTGATGAGGAAACAGAGGCTTCCGAAGGAGAAGGAACAGCTGTTGTCAAGACGACTCATGGAGAGGATGCAAAGGAGGCCAAGGCATGA